A window from Neodiprion fabricii isolate iyNeoFabr1 chromosome 2, iyNeoFabr1.1, whole genome shotgun sequence encodes these proteins:
- the LOC124176944 gene encoding uncharacterized protein LOC124176944 isoform X2, whose translation MEMLRIIFNSIFFAHLTPVIICVTSPSLPSTDSNEVLEEALTNFKMEVKSAIVEAQTAITEFENLFGNMEISAMTLQKNNSDIVNDTLTLFGKQMNTLLMADNGIDVNECAALGFSVESRAIEILLDTNTCVHKKLERTERYTEATISSLRCEIGRLNSLVNIAEDIFTDAMESKEVKAVPQALDFLKSASFESRAFAERTFSTLSDAASIFFQINSHMIANCGFAATIFCFIDDAQIALSEIEACITDVNSIDGNFSGIQ comes from the exons ATGGAAATGCTTCGAATCATTTtcaactcaatttttttcgcccAC CTGACGCCTGTAATAATTTGCGTTACATCACCATCCCTTCCTTCGACCGATTCAAACGAAGTACTGGAAGAAGCCCTGACGAATTTCAAGATGGAAGTGAAATCCGCGATCGTTGAAGCTCAGACAGCGATTACAGAATTCGAGAATCTGTTTGGAAACATGGAAATATCCGCCATGACGCTTCAGAAAAACAACAGTGATATCGTAAACGATACTCTGACATTG TTTGGAAAACAAATGAACACTCTTTTAATGGCTGACAATGGAATCGATGTGAACGAATGCGCAGCGTTGGGCTTTAGTGTCGAATCGAGAGCGATAGAAATTCTCCTCGATACGAACACCTGTGTTCATAAGAAGCTTGAAAGAACTGAACGTTACACGGAAGCGACAATTTCGTCGTTAAGGTGCGAAATTGGCCGTCTAAATTCCCTCGTCAATATCGCTGAAGACATTTTTACGGATGCGATGGAAAGCAAGGAGGTTAAGGCAGTTCCCCAGGCTTTAGATTTTCTAAAATCC gcTTCATTTGAATCTCGCGCCTTCGCTGAACGAACATTTTCAACATTGTCGGACGCAgcttccatttttttccaaatcaacAGTCACATGATCGCGAATTGCGGATTCGCCGCGACCATTTTCTGCTTCATAGATGACGCGCAGATCGCCTTGTCTGAAATCGAGGCCTGCATTACCGACGTGAATTCAATCGATGGAAACTTCTCGGGAATTCAATAA
- the LOC124176944 gene encoding uncharacterized protein LOC124176944 isoform X1, with translation MEMLRIIFNSIFFAHLTPVIICVTSPSLPSTDSNEVLEEALTNFKMEVKSAIVEAQTAITEFENLFGNMEISAMTLQKNNSDIVNDTLTLFGKQMNTLLMADNGIDVNECAALGFSVESRAIEILLDTNTCVHKKLERTERYTEATISSLRCEIGRLNSLVNIAEDIFTDAMESKEVKAVPQALDFLKSAQHFFQASFESRAFAERTFSTLSDAASIFFQINSHMIANCGFAATIFCFIDDAQIALSEIEACITDVNSIDGNFSGIQ, from the exons ATGGAAATGCTTCGAATCATTTtcaactcaatttttttcgcccAC CTGACGCCTGTAATAATTTGCGTTACATCACCATCCCTTCCTTCGACCGATTCAAACGAAGTACTGGAAGAAGCCCTGACGAATTTCAAGATGGAAGTGAAATCCGCGATCGTTGAAGCTCAGACAGCGATTACAGAATTCGAGAATCTGTTTGGAAACATGGAAATATCCGCCATGACGCTTCAGAAAAACAACAGTGATATCGTAAACGATACTCTGACATTG TTTGGAAAACAAATGAACACTCTTTTAATGGCTGACAATGGAATCGATGTGAACGAATGCGCAGCGTTGGGCTTTAGTGTCGAATCGAGAGCGATAGAAATTCTCCTCGATACGAACACCTGTGTTCATAAGAAGCTTGAAAGAACTGAACGTTACACGGAAGCGACAATTTCGTCGTTAAGGTGCGAAATTGGCCGTCTAAATTCCCTCGTCAATATCGCTGAAGACATTTTTACGGATGCGATGGAAAGCAAGGAGGTTAAGGCAGTTCCCCAGGCTTTAGATTTTCTAAAATCC gcgcaacatttttttcaggcTTCATTTGAATCTCGCGCCTTCGCTGAACGAACATTTTCAACATTGTCGGACGCAgcttccatttttttccaaatcaacAGTCACATGATCGCGAATTGCGGATTCGCCGCGACCATTTTCTGCTTCATAGATGACGCGCAGATCGCCTTGTCTGAAATCGAGGCCTGCATTACCGACGTGAATTCAATCGATGGAAACTTCTCGGGAATTCAATAA
- the LOC124176646 gene encoding cytoplasmic dynein 2 light intermediate chain 1 isoform X4 has product MVYRFLEKEESPKATIAMDYSFGRKAGKSLVKDVVHVWEVGPLTSSLLSAAMTGSALTHSPHHTTLLMMLDLSKPEELWATLEECLTIARSAMKMSFDDNTIKALRDCRKRENNPKNEAYEGETEPFPLKLCIVGGRYDEFKEFNSDKKQLIGRALRAAAHALGAGLHYHSCRDTSLVRRAKDMLSHYGFGSQLTKGVCIDYEKPLLVPVGLDSFTQIGLNFGQGRNAHILESIKQMYVTHVPQTTKENENPQDLEDPANDPNFREPIIDRLRAQREEVKRKEIGILLQEMLEGRALKIPIPEPM; this is encoded by the exons GTTAAAGACGTGGTCCACGTTTGGGAGGTCGGTCCCCTGACGTCATCGCTCCTCTCAGCCGCAATGACCGGATCGGCATTGACCCATTCCCCGCATCATACCACGCTTTTGATGATGTTGGATCTCTCAAAGCCTGAGGAGCTTTGGGCGACGTTGGAAGAATGTCTGACCATTGCTCGAAGCgcaatgaaaatgagtttcgACGATAACACGATCAAAGCTCTCAGGGATTGCCgcaaaagagaaaataacCCTAAGAACGAAGCTTACGAAGGTGAAACCGAACCATTTCCTCTCAAGTTGTGCATCGTTGGCGGCAGATACGATGAATTCAAA GAATTTAATTCGGATAAAAAACAACTAATCGGTCGGGCCCTTCGGGCAGCGGCCCACGCTTTGGGAGCAGGACTTCACTATCACTCCTGCAGAGACACGTCCCTCGTTAGAAGAGCAAAGGATATGCTGTCGCACTACGGTTTCGGATCTCAGTTGAC AAAAGGCGTTTGTATCGATTATGAGAAACCGCTGTTGGTACCAGTTGGGCTTGATTCGTTCACGCAGATTGGACTCAATTTTGGACAGGGAAGAAATGCACATATTTTAGAATCCATAAAGCAGATGTACGTCACTCATGTTCCCCAGACGACCAAGGAGAACGAGAACCCCCAAGACCTCGAGGATCCCGCGAATGACCCCAACTTCAGGGAGCCGATAATCGACAGGCTTAGAGCCCAACGTGAAGAGGTAAAACGAAAG GAAATCGGCATTCTGCTGCAAGAGATGCTGGAAGGCCGAGCCCTGAAGATTCCGATTCCCGAGCCAATGTAG